The Candidatus Delongbacteria bacterium genome contains a region encoding:
- a CDS encoding sigma-70 family RNA polymerase sigma factor, giving the protein MLPTKRAQAYTPESIAHYQALATEEAALPATMEAFLALLGPEGKGRHDERRAALAAVIQRLQAGHPTSASIQLWLLVSYNPPLHSLVGRYGSHGRDSQADLESAVVLAFLEVLQTLSTERLADPYLEKRIMDDARRRLMVLLGIRDYQQADRVETVADESVQDDRAADEREDGYESLLVQINDLPITDGDRDLLVGIYVYGYNMAELAEQWHIPHDTIKKRYQRLLGRLKKNM; this is encoded by the coding sequence ATGCTGCCCACCAAACGAGCCCAAGCCTACACGCCCGAGTCCATTGCCCATTACCAGGCCTTGGCGACGGAGGAGGCCGCGCTGCCGGCCACTATGGAGGCGTTCCTGGCACTACTGGGCCCCGAGGGAAAAGGCCGACATGATGAACGGCGGGCCGCCCTGGCCGCCGTCATCCAGCGCTTGCAGGCGGGACACCCCACAAGCGCCAGCATCCAGCTCTGGCTGCTGGTCAGCTACAACCCGCCATTGCACAGCCTAGTCGGGCGCTATGGCAGCCATGGCCGCGACAGCCAAGCCGACTTGGAGAGCGCCGTGGTGCTGGCGTTCCTGGAGGTGCTGCAGACCCTATCGACCGAGCGCCTGGCGGACCCCTACCTGGAGAAGAGGATTATGGACGACGCCCGCAGGCGCCTAATGGTCCTGTTGGGAATCCGGGACTACCAGCAAGCAGATCGTGTTGAAACTGTAGCCGACGAGTCCGTCCAAGACGACCGCGCCGCGGACGAGCGGGAAGATGGATACGAGTCGCTGCTAGTTCAGATCAATGACCTGCCCATCACGGATGGCGACCGCGATTTGCTCGTCGGCATCTACGTCTACGGTTACAACATGGCCGAGCTGGCCGAGCAGTGGCACATCCCCCACGACACAATCAAAAAGCGCTATCAGCGCCTGCTGGGCCGATTGAAGAAAAATATGTGA